GTGTTGAAGACGGGCGTTTTCGTTCGCTTGATCGACAGGCATTTTGCGATAAGTGTAGCAACGTCCTCGACGTACTGCCAGTCCACCACGTCATCGCCAAAGGGTACCTGGGCCGGTTGTCCAAGCGCCGGACGGATCAAGAGCTCGTTTACGAAGGCGCTTGCACCTCTAACACGCCCGGGGCCGTAGACCAGCGCAAAGCGCAGTCCAACAGCATCGACACCCCAGGTGCGAATGTAGTGTGCGGTCAGAAACTCCGCGAACGACTTGGTCGCACCG
The sequence above is a segment of the Bacillota bacterium genome. Coding sequences within it:
- a CDS encoding NAD(P)-dependent oxidoreductase, which gives rise to GATKSFAEFLTAHYIRTWGVDAVGLRFALVYGPGRVRGASAFVNELLIRPALGQPAQVPFGDDVVDWQYVEDVATLIAKCLSIKRTKTPVFNTRFCIRSIREVGKYVQTLLPGARIDYEPGTFGIAWEADDSLLQEEVGFTPAYTVERGVLETINHVRRRHGLPPVVIPGPNVGLDAPGKGAISR